The Candidatus Polarisedimenticolaceae bacterium genome has a segment encoding these proteins:
- a CDS encoding DUF3617 family protein, which translates to MILMAAAFVLAASADLPPKPGETWESTVEVSMTGEHSMTMPPQTQVFCKPLENWNEPPGIPTDGNCTMYDLKTSASGMSWAMECKTPVMKGKGEITSLGPNAYKGQMSMTMAEGAMTMKMSGKRLGEPCDANEQARKFGKMQRDAEVQGANAMAQNCAVQAKQGVAMAFVGENAFCKGPEYKGMFCGSIETEEGFSGISFKAGDTTRGIAEASTFCGTTPDALRKKVCDRAVAGENLKFVAQQCPPQAQEIAARECAGRKYTALMGTKYAEFCSVYAQEMMAGNDPAQDPAQQPAAKEGAKEKGKKLLKGLFGK; encoded by the coding sequence ATGATCCTGATGGCCGCCGCGTTCGTTCTCGCCGCCTCCGCCGACCTCCCGCCCAAGCCCGGGGAGACCTGGGAATCGACGGTCGAGGTCTCGATGACCGGCGAGCACTCGATGACGATGCCCCCCCAGACGCAGGTCTTCTGCAAGCCCCTCGAGAACTGGAACGAGCCCCCCGGGATCCCCACCGACGGCAACTGCACGATGTACGACCTCAAGACCTCCGCCTCCGGGATGTCGTGGGCGATGGAGTGCAAGACCCCGGTCATGAAGGGGAAGGGGGAGATCACCTCGCTGGGTCCGAACGCCTACAAGGGCCAGATGTCGATGACGATGGCCGAGGGCGCGATGACGATGAAGATGTCGGGGAAGCGACTCGGCGAACCCTGCGACGCGAACGAGCAGGCCCGCAAGTTCGGCAAGATGCAGCGCGACGCCGAGGTCCAGGGCGCCAACGCCATGGCGCAGAACTGCGCGGTCCAGGCGAAGCAGGGCGTCGCGATGGCCTTCGTCGGCGAAAACGCCTTCTGCAAGGGCCCCGAGTACAAGGGGATGTTCTGCGGCTCGATCGAGACCGAGGAAGGGTTCTCCGGGATCTCCTTCAAGGCCGGCGACACCACGCGCGGCATCGCGGAGGCGAGCACCTTCTGCGGCACGACTCCCGACGCGCTGCGCAAGAAGGTCTGCGATCGCGCGGTCGCCGGCGAGAACCTGAAGTTCGTCGCGCAGCAATGTCCGCCGCAGGCGCAGGAGATCGCGGCGCGCGAGTGTGCGGGGCGCAAGTACACCGCCCTGATGGGAACGAAATACGCCGAGTTCTGCTCGGTCTACGCGCAGGAAATGATGGCCGGGAACGACCCCGCGCAGGATCCGGCGCAGCAGCCCGCCGCCAAGGAAGGCG
- a CDS encoding ABC-F family ATP-binding cassette domain-containing protein: MIALGNVSKQYGRRLLLVDASFQLNPGEKVGLVGPNGAGKTTVFRMIAGEEEPDAGEVSIPKRLTIGYFRQDVEAMGGRSVLDEAIAGSGRLGDLHHELADLEKAMTDPGRADEMESVLERFGEVQQEYQERGGYELEARAREVLHGLAFRDAVIDGDAAALSGGWKMRVAMAKVLLGDPDVLLMDEPTNHLDLESILWLESFLKSSRAALLMTCHDRDFMNRVVSRIVEIDGGSLVSYSGDYDFYERERAVRETQLEAAFDRQQAMLAKEQRFIERFAAHAAKAAQVQSRVKKLEKIETIELPKRRKLVNFDFRKPPRSGDDVAMLTGVSKRYGDLVVYDRLDFTIRRGERYCVMGRNGAGKTTLLKMIAGAAAPDSGEVRLGASLAMGYFSQQALDLLDPALTVFEQLQKDFPLETQGTLRALAGAFQFSGDDVDKRVAVLSGGEKSRLVLARMLLNPPNFLVLDEPTNHLDLETKEMLIRALADYEGTILFVSHDREFLRALSNRVLELHPDDGDRRPKVYLGGYSEWVAATGQEAPGVHG, from the coding sequence ATGATCGCCCTCGGCAACGTCTCCAAGCAGTACGGACGCCGGCTCCTGCTGGTCGACGCGTCCTTCCAGCTCAACCCCGGGGAGAAGGTCGGCCTCGTCGGCCCCAACGGCGCGGGGAAAACGACCGTCTTCCGGATGATCGCGGGGGAGGAAGAGCCCGACGCCGGGGAGGTCTCGATCCCGAAGCGGCTGACGATCGGGTACTTCCGGCAGGACGTCGAGGCGATGGGGGGGCGGAGCGTCCTCGACGAGGCGATCGCCGGGAGCGGGCGCCTGGGAGACCTTCACCACGAGCTCGCCGACCTCGAGAAGGCGATGACCGATCCCGGCCGCGCGGACGAGATGGAGTCCGTCCTCGAGCGGTTCGGCGAGGTGCAGCAGGAGTACCAGGAGCGCGGGGGGTACGAGCTCGAGGCGCGCGCGCGCGAGGTCCTCCACGGCCTGGCCTTCCGCGACGCGGTCATCGACGGCGACGCCGCCGCGCTGTCGGGGGGCTGGAAGATGCGGGTCGCGATGGCCAAGGTCCTCCTCGGCGACCCCGACGTCCTGCTGATGGATGAGCCGACCAACCACCTCGACCTCGAGTCGATCCTCTGGCTCGAATCGTTCCTGAAGTCGTCCCGCGCGGCGCTTCTCATGACCTGCCACGATCGCGACTTCATGAACCGCGTCGTCTCGCGGATCGTCGAGATCGACGGCGGCTCGCTCGTCTCGTATTCGGGAGACTACGACTTCTACGAGCGCGAGCGCGCCGTCCGGGAGACCCAGCTCGAGGCGGCCTTCGACCGCCAGCAGGCGATGCTGGCCAAAGAGCAGCGGTTCATCGAGCGCTTCGCCGCCCATGCCGCGAAGGCCGCGCAGGTGCAGAGCCGCGTGAAGAAGCTCGAGAAGATCGAGACGATCGAGCTGCCGAAGCGCCGCAAGCTGGTGAACTTCGATTTCCGGAAGCCGCCCCGCTCGGGGGACGACGTGGCGATGCTGACCGGGGTTTCGAAGCGCTACGGCGACCTCGTCGTCTACGACCGGTTGGACTTCACGATCCGCCGCGGCGAGCGGTATTGCGTCATGGGGCGCAACGGCGCGGGGAAAACGACGCTCCTGAAGATGATCGCCGGGGCCGCCGCGCCCGACTCCGGGGAGGTTCGCCTCGGGGCCTCGCTGGCGATGGGGTATTTCTCCCAGCAGGCGCTCGACCTGCTCGACCCGGCGCTCACCGTGTTCGAGCAGCTCCAGAAGGACTTCCCGCTCGAGACGCAAGGGACCCTCCGGGCACTGGCGGGTGCCTTCCAGTTCTCGGGGGACGACGTCGACAAGCGCGTCGCGGTTCTCTCCGGCGGGGAGAAGTCCCGCCTGGTCCTCGCGCGGATGCTCCTGAACCCGCCGAACTTCCTCGTGCTCGACGAGCCGACGAACCACCTCGACCTCGAGACCAAGGAGATGCTCATCCGCGCGCTCGCCGACTACGAGGGGACGATCCTCTTCGTCTCCCACGACCGCGAGTTCCTGCGTGCGTTGTCGAACCGGGTGCTCGAGCTCCACCCCGACGACGGCGACCGGCGACCGAAGGTCTACCTCGGCGGGTACTCCGAGTGGGTCGCGGCGACGGGGCAGGAGGCGCCGGGGGTTCACGGGTAG
- a CDS encoding tetratricopeptide repeat protein, whose amino-acid sequence MADTRATFRPGTAAALAALAFAVYANTLRNGFVYDDLAQIVANPWLQAWSFLPEILANHPGGFNPDFLPLYYRPWMNLSFLATRQVLGPDPWGFHLVNVLWHVAAVVLAYAASVELVRRLDAGLPGWCPAAAAAIFAVHPAGSEAVAWNCGVTDLTVTVFGLATVVLYLRDRRLAAAIAFASALLAKETAVVLPVFLAVVEGISPRREPRPLRRLLPFAVVLLAYLPVRLWALGGLAPGRETFPTGGAPWLVTAAELLARYLVKLAWPHPLNALSALEAVPSIVSVRAALALAAVLAFAAIVYAARRRPLLVAAATLVALPLLPVLVVRPAGSAIFADRYLYLPALGFGLALAALAGRAPAPFRWALAALVLTLGTVTVARNAVWKDGVTLWTDTASKSPRSAIAWEFLCQAHAASGRYAEAIASCGRAVELDAERLDARINLGNALAVAGRLDEAAGRFLEALRKAPHSADAWKGLGYAYARAGRALEAVEAYRAALRERPEFPEARNDLGLILHELGETAEAEAQLREAVRLRPDVPLYADNLAKVLTPKPAPESSPPPP is encoded by the coding sequence GTGGCCGACACGCGAGCGACGTTCCGACCCGGCACGGCCGCGGCTTTGGCCGCCCTCGCGTTCGCCGTCTACGCGAACACGCTTCGCAACGGCTTCGTCTACGACGACCTCGCGCAGATCGTCGCCAACCCGTGGCTTCAGGCCTGGAGCTTCCTGCCGGAGATCCTCGCCAACCACCCCGGGGGGTTCAACCCGGACTTTCTCCCCCTCTACTACCGACCCTGGATGAACCTCTCGTTCCTCGCGACCCGGCAGGTCCTGGGTCCGGACCCCTGGGGGTTCCACCTCGTGAACGTCCTGTGGCACGTCGCGGCGGTGGTCCTGGCGTACGCCGCGTCGGTCGAGCTCGTGCGCCGGCTCGATGCCGGGCTCCCCGGGTGGTGCCCCGCCGCCGCCGCCGCGATCTTCGCCGTGCACCCCGCGGGGAGCGAGGCGGTCGCGTGGAACTGCGGGGTCACCGACCTCACGGTCACCGTCTTCGGCCTCGCGACCGTCGTCCTCTACCTGCGGGATCGGCGCCTCGCCGCCGCGATCGCCTTCGCCTCGGCGCTGCTCGCCAAGGAGACCGCCGTCGTCCTCCCGGTCTTCCTCGCGGTCGTCGAGGGGATCTCGCCGCGACGGGAGCCACGTCCCCTTCGCCGGCTCCTGCCGTTCGCGGTCGTCCTCCTCGCCTACCTCCCCGTGCGGCTGTGGGCCCTCGGCGGGCTCGCGCCGGGACGCGAGACCTTCCCCACCGGCGGCGCCCCCTGGCTCGTGACCGCCGCCGAGCTGCTCGCGCGTTATCTCGTCAAGCTCGCCTGGCCGCATCCGCTGAACGCGCTTTCGGCGCTCGAGGCGGTACCGTCGATCGTGTCGGTCCGGGCGGCGCTCGCGCTCGCGGCGGTACTCGCCTTCGCCGCGATCGTCTATGCCGCGCGGCGGCGACCGCTGCTGGTGGCGGCGGCGACGCTCGTCGCCCTGCCGCTGCTCCCGGTGCTCGTCGTGCGCCCGGCCGGCTCCGCGATCTTCGCCGACCGCTACCTCTACCTCCCCGCGCTCGGATTCGGCCTCGCGCTCGCCGCCCTGGCCGGGCGCGCGCCGGCGCCCTTCCGCTGGGCCCTCGCCGCGCTCGTACTCACTCTCGGGACCGTCACGGTCGCGCGCAACGCGGTGTGGAAGGACGGCGTGACCCTCTGGACCGACACGGCGTCGAAGTCGCCGAGGAGCGCGATCGCGTGGGAGTTCCTCTGCCAGGCGCACGCCGCGTCCGGACGGTACGCGGAGGCGATCGCGAGTTGCGGACGCGCGGTGGAGCTCGACGCGGAGCGTCTCGACGCGCGGATCAACCTCGGCAACGCGCTCGCGGTCGCCGGGCGCCTGGACGAGGCCGCGGGCCGGTTCCTCGAGGCGCTGCGGAAGGCGCCGCATTCCGCCGACGCGTGGAAAGGGCTCGGTTACGCCTATGCCCGGGCCGGGAGGGCGCTCGAGGCGGTCGAGGCGTACCGGGCCGCGTTGCGCGAGCGGCCGGAGTTCCCCGAGGCGCGCAACGACCTCGGGCTGATTCTCCACGAACTCGGGGAGACGGCCGAGGCGGAGGCGCAACTGCGCGAGGCGGTGCGGCTCCGCCCCGACGTTCCGCTCTACGCCGACAACCTCGCGAAGGTCCTCACGCCGAAACCGGCGCCGGAATCCTCTCCGCCACCTCCGTGA
- a CDS encoding PilZ domain-containing protein yields MSVAQDSIGGLRRRAEERRSRRLEIRFGPESFESRGYSRNVSGRGMFLASPKVYAPGTLLKVRVETLAGTFERWARVTWARRMPPEFAHTKPTGMGLRVFDGGPAWAAACGAAKVQNGVGA; encoded by the coding sequence ATGAGCGTCGCCCAGGATTCGATCGGCGGCCTTCGGCGCCGCGCGGAGGAGAGACGGTCCCGCCGTCTCGAGATCCGCTTCGGCCCGGAGTCGTTCGAATCCCGCGGCTACTCCCGCAACGTGAGCGGTCGCGGGATGTTCCTCGCCTCGCCGAAGGTGTACGCGCCCGGCACGCTGCTCAAGGTCCGCGTCGAGACGCTCGCGGGCACGTTCGAGCGCTGGGCGCGGGTGACCTGGGCGCGGCGCATGCCCCCGGAGTTCGCCCACACGAAGCCGACGGGAATGGGCCTCCGCGTCTTCGACGGCGGGCCGGCGTGGGCGGCGGCGTGCGGTGCGGCGAAGGTGCAGAATGGGGTCGGAGCCTGA